A section of the Flavobacterium ardleyense genome encodes:
- the rnhA gene encoding ribonuclease HI, with the protein MLHDVHIYTDGAAKGNPGPGGYGVVMEWVGKPYKKEFYEGFRYTTNNRMELLGVIVGLEKLKNVGTKVLVISDSKYVVDSVIKKWVFGWEKKNYVGKKNADLWQRFLKTYRLHQVDFKWIKGHNNHPQNERCDELAVYAASQKNLAIDAFYENEEKKLL; encoded by the coding sequence ATTTTGCACGACGTACATATTTATACTGATGGAGCCGCCAAAGGAAATCCCGGTCCGGGAGGTTATGGTGTAGTAATGGAATGGGTAGGAAAACCTTACAAAAAGGAATTTTATGAAGGGTTCAGATATACGACCAATAATAGGATGGAATTGCTTGGCGTAATTGTAGGTTTAGAAAAACTTAAAAATGTAGGGACAAAGGTTTTAGTTATTTCAGATTCGAAGTACGTAGTAGACTCAGTTATAAAAAAGTGGGTTTTTGGCTGGGAAAAGAAAAATTATGTAGGAAAAAAGAATGCTGATTTATGGCAGCGTTTTCTAAAAACTTATCGCCTTCACCAGGTTGACTTTAAATGGATAAAAGGACATAACAATCACCCACAAAATGAGCGCTGTGATGAGCTGGCTGTTTATGCTGCTTCTCAAAAAAATTTGGCAATAGATGCCTTTTATGAAAATGAAGAAAAGAAACTTTTATGA